The following proteins are co-located in the Mesorhizobium australicum WSM2073 genome:
- the lpdA gene encoding dihydrolipoyl dehydrogenase, producing the protein MAENYDVIIIGSGPGGYVTAVRSAQLGFKTAIVEREHLGGICLNWGCIPTKALLRSAEIMHYSDHLKDYGLKLDGGKISADTAAVVDRSRKVSLRLNGGVAFLMKKNKVDVIWGEAKLSKPGEIVVSKTAKKPMEPQPPVPKGVKGEGTYTAKHIILATGARPRALPGIEPDGKLIWTYFEAMVPKEMPKSLLVMGSGAIGIEFASFYRTMGADVTVVELLPAVMPVEDAEVSKFAQKQFEKQGMKIILEAKVTKVEKGANSITAHVEMKDGKVEKITADRMISAVGVQGNIENLGLEALGVKTERGCVVIDGYGKTNVPGIYAIGDVAGPPMLAHKAEHEGVVCVEKIANFPGVHATDKLKIPGCTYCNPQVASVGLTEAKAKAEGKDIRVGRFQFGANGKAIALGEDQGFIKTIFDKKTGQLLGAHMVGAEVTELIQGFVVAMNLETTEEELMHTIFPHPTLSEMMKESVLDAYGRALNA; encoded by the coding sequence GTGGCTGAGAACTACGACGTCATCATCATCGGCTCCGGTCCCGGCGGCTATGTCACCGCGGTGCGCTCCGCCCAGCTCGGCTTCAAGACGGCGATCGTCGAGCGCGAGCATCTAGGCGGCATCTGTCTGAATTGGGGCTGTATTCCGACCAAGGCGCTGCTGCGGTCGGCCGAGATCATGCATTATTCCGATCATCTGAAGGATTACGGCCTGAAGCTCGATGGCGGCAAGATCAGTGCCGATACCGCTGCCGTCGTCGATCGGTCGCGAAAAGTGTCGCTCAGGCTCAATGGCGGCGTCGCCTTCCTGATGAAGAAGAACAAGGTCGACGTCATCTGGGGCGAGGCCAAACTATCCAAGCCCGGTGAGATCGTGGTTTCCAAGACGGCCAAGAAGCCGATGGAGCCGCAGCCGCCGGTGCCGAAAGGCGTCAAGGGCGAGGGCACCTACACCGCCAAGCACATCATCCTGGCGACCGGCGCCCGGCCGCGCGCTCTGCCCGGCATAGAGCCGGACGGCAAGCTGATCTGGACCTATTTCGAAGCCATGGTGCCGAAGGAGATGCCGAAGTCGCTGCTGGTGATGGGCTCAGGCGCCATCGGCATCGAATTCGCCTCCTTCTATCGCACAATGGGCGCCGACGTCACGGTCGTCGAGCTGCTGCCGGCGGTGATGCCGGTCGAGGATGCAGAGGTCTCGAAATTCGCGCAAAAGCAGTTCGAGAAGCAAGGCATGAAGATCATCCTCGAGGCCAAGGTGACCAAAGTCGAGAAGGGGGCGAACTCGATTACCGCGCATGTCGAGATGAAGGACGGCAAGGTCGAGAAGATCACCGCCGACCGTATGATCTCGGCCGTTGGCGTCCAGGGCAATATCGAGAACCTCGGACTTGAAGCACTTGGTGTTAAGACCGAGCGCGGTTGCGTGGTCATCGACGGGTATGGCAAGACCAATGTGCCTGGCATCTACGCCATCGGCGATGTCGCCGGTCCGCCCATGCTTGCTCACAAGGCCGAGCACGAGGGCGTCGTGTGCGTCGAGAAGATCGCGAACTTCCCCGGTGTTCATGCCACGGACAAGCTCAAGATCCCTGGTTGCACCTACTGCAATCCGCAGGTCGCCTCGGTTGGACTGACGGAAGCAAAAGCCAAGGCCGAGGGCAAGGATATCCGCGTCGGCCGCTTCCAGTTCGGGGCCAACGGCAAGGCCATCGCGCTTGGCGAAGACCAAGGCTTCATCAAGACCATCTTCGACAAGAAGACCGGTCAGTTGCTCGGCGCACATATGGTCGGCGCCGAAGTTACGGAACTGATCCAGGGTTTTGTCGTGGCGATGAACCTCGAAACCACCGAGGAAGAGCTGATGCACACCATCTTCCCGCATCCGACGCTGTCCGAGATGATGAAGGAAAGCGTGCTCGACGCCTATGGCCGCGCCTTGAACGCATGA
- a CDS encoding SGNH/GDSL hydrolase family protein, which produces MKTVLCYGDSLTWGYNAEGGRHGLGDRWPSVLQAGLGEGVQVVAEGLNGRTTAFDDHLAGADRNGARLLPTVLTTHAPIDLIVIMLGANDMKPWIHGNPVAAKQGIQRLIDIVRGHDYPFDWPAPQILIVSPPLVSRTENADFREMFAGGDEASKQLAPQYAALADEVGCGFFDAGTVAQTTPLDGVHLDAENTRNIGEALTPVVRVMLEL; this is translated from the coding sequence ATGAAGACGGTGCTTTGTTACGGCGACTCGCTGACCTGGGGCTACAATGCCGAGGGCGGCCGTCATGGGCTCGGGGATCGCTGGCCAAGCGTCCTGCAAGCAGGCCTCGGCGAAGGCGTTCAAGTCGTCGCGGAGGGGCTCAATGGCCGCACCACCGCCTTCGACGATCATCTGGCCGGAGCCGATCGCAACGGCGCGCGGCTGCTGCCGACAGTGTTGACGACGCATGCGCCGATCGACCTGATCGTCATCATGCTCGGTGCCAATGACATGAAGCCATGGATCCATGGCAACCCGGTTGCCGCCAAGCAAGGCATCCAGCGGCTGATCGATATCGTGCGTGGCCACGACTATCCGTTCGACTGGCCGGCACCGCAGATACTGATCGTTTCGCCGCCTCTTGTCAGCCGCACCGAAAATGCCGACTTCAGGGAGATGTTCGCCGGCGGCGATGAGGCCTCGAAGCAGCTTGCGCCGCAATACGCCGCACTCGCCGACGAGGTCGGCTGCGGCTTCTTCGACGCTGGCACGGTGGCGCAAACAACACCTCTCGATGGCGTCCACCTCGATGCCGAGAATACGCGAAACATTGGCGAGGCGCTGACGCCGGTCGTGCGCGTCATGCTGGAATTGTGA
- a CDS encoding pyruvate dehydrogenase complex dihydrolipoamide acetyltransferase has product MPINITMPALSPTMEEGNLSKWLVKEGDKVSPGDVIAEIETDKATMEVEAVDEGTVAKLVVPAGTEGVKVNALIAVLAAEGEDAGAAAKSGGATPAKAEAPKADAPKAEAPKAEAPNAEAPKAEAEAPKAQAAPAANGNAAGDRTFASPLARRIAKDAGVDVSAVTGTGPHGRVVKADVDAAIAGGGAKAAPAAKAPAGAPASAPAVKAMSDEQVLKLFEEGSYELVPQDNMRKTIARRLVEAKTTIPHFYLTLDCELDALLALRTQLNAAAPVKKTDKGEAPVYKLSVNDMVIKAMAMALKAVPDANASWTESAMVKHKHADVGVAVSIPGGLITPIIRHADEKTLSVISNEMKDLASRARSRKLKPEEYQGGTTAVSNLGMFGIKDFAAVINPPHATILAVGAGEERAVVRNGEIRIATVMSVTLSTDHRAVDGALGAELLVAFKKLIENPMGMLV; this is encoded by the coding sequence ATGCCAATCAACATCACCATGCCGGCGCTCTCGCCCACTATGGAAGAGGGCAATCTTTCCAAGTGGCTGGTCAAGGAAGGCGACAAGGTTTCGCCCGGCGACGTGATCGCCGAGATCGAAACCGACAAGGCGACGATGGAGGTCGAAGCCGTCGATGAGGGCACGGTTGCCAAGCTCGTCGTGCCGGCCGGAACCGAAGGGGTCAAGGTCAACGCGCTGATCGCGGTGCTTGCGGCGGAAGGCGAAGATGCCGGCGCCGCGGCGAAAAGCGGCGGCGCCACACCGGCGAAAGCCGAAGCTCCGAAAGCGGATGCGCCTAAAGCCGAAGCGCCTAAAGCCGAAGCGCCGAATGCTGAAGCGCCAAAGGCCGAGGCCGAGGCCCCAAAGGCGCAGGCGGCTCCGGCCGCCAATGGCAACGCGGCTGGCGACCGCACCTTTGCATCGCCGCTTGCCCGCCGTATCGCCAAGGACGCCGGCGTCGACGTCTCTGCGGTCACCGGCACCGGCCCGCACGGCCGCGTGGTCAAGGCTGACGTAGATGCCGCGATTGCCGGTGGTGGCGCCAAGGCGGCACCGGCTGCCAAGGCTCCGGCCGGCGCGCCTGCCTCCGCCCCGGCGGTAAAGGCGATGTCGGACGAGCAGGTGCTGAAACTGTTCGAGGAAGGCTCCTACGAACTCGTCCCGCAGGACAATATGCGCAAGACCATCGCGCGGCGCCTGGTCGAAGCAAAAACCACCATCCCGCATTTCTATCTGACGCTCGACTGCGAACTCGACGCGCTGCTGGCTTTACGCACTCAGCTCAATGCCGCGGCACCGGTGAAAAAGACCGACAAGGGTGAGGCGCCCGTCTACAAGCTGTCGGTCAACGACATGGTCATCAAGGCGATGGCGATGGCGCTGAAGGCGGTGCCGGATGCCAATGCCTCATGGACCGAGAGCGCCATGGTCAAGCACAAGCATGCCGATGTCGGCGTCGCCGTTTCGATCCCCGGTGGCCTGATCACGCCGATCATCCGGCATGCCGACGAAAAGACGCTGTCGGTCATCTCCAACGAGATGAAGGACCTGGCCAGCCGCGCCCGCAGCCGCAAGCTGAAGCCGGAGGAATATCAAGGCGGCACGACCGCCGTCTCCAATCTCGGCATGTTCGGCATCAAGGACTTTGCCGCCGTCATCAACCCGCCGCATGCGACGATCCTGGCGGTCGGCGCCGGCGAGGAGCGGGCGGTGGTCAGGAACGGTGAGATCAGAATAGCCACCGTGATGTCGGTGACGCTGTCAACCGACCATCGTGCGGTTGATGGCGCGCTGGGGGCCGAACTGCTGGTCGCCTTCAAGAAGCTGATCGAGAATCCGATGGGCATGCTGGTCTAG
- a CDS encoding pyruvate dehydrogenase complex E1 component subunit beta, which yields MPIEILMPALSPTMEEGNLSKWLKNEGDKVVAGDVIAEIETDKATMEVEAVDEGTLGKILIAAGTEGVKVNTPIAVLLQDGESSGDIDKASKAAPASTQDAVSTGGQRADAAEEGSQRAPQDAGEAPKASVPAAPVVNLAADPDIPAGTEMVSTTVREALRDAMAEEMRRDGDVFVMGEEVAEYQGAYKITQGLLQEFGPRRVVDTPITEHGFAGVGVGAAMAGLKPIVEFMTFNFAMQAIDQIINSAAKTLYMSGGQMGAPIVFRGPNGAAARVAAQHSQCYAAWYSHIPGLKVVMPYTAADAKGLLKAAIRDPNPVIFLENEILYGQSFDVPKLDDFVLPIGKARIHKAGKDVTIVSFGIGMTYAVKAEAELRGMGIDAEIIDLRTIRPLDLDTVIASVKKTNRLVVVEEGYPQNSVGDHIANQVSQRAFDFLDAPVITIAGKDVPMPYAANLEKLALPNVGEVIEAVKAVAYR from the coding sequence ATGCCTATCGAAATTCTCATGCCCGCCCTCTCGCCGACCATGGAAGAGGGCAATCTTTCCAAGTGGTTGAAGAACGAGGGCGACAAGGTCGTCGCCGGCGACGTCATTGCCGAGATCGAAACCGACAAGGCGACGATGGAAGTCGAAGCCGTCGACGAAGGTACGCTGGGCAAGATCCTGATCGCCGCCGGCACCGAAGGCGTCAAGGTCAACACGCCGATCGCCGTTCTGCTGCAGGATGGCGAAAGTTCTGGCGACATCGACAAGGCCTCCAAGGCGGCTCCCGCCTCGACGCAAGACGCGGTGTCAACTGGTGGGCAGCGCGCCGACGCGGCCGAGGAAGGCTCGCAACGGGCGCCGCAGGATGCTGGAGAGGCGCCGAAAGCCTCCGTCCCCGCCGCCCCGGTGGTCAACCTCGCTGCCGATCCGGACATTCCTGCCGGCACCGAAATGGTCTCGACCACGGTGCGCGAGGCGCTGCGTGATGCCATGGCCGAGGAAATGCGCCGCGACGGCGATGTCTTCGTCATGGGTGAGGAAGTCGCCGAATACCAGGGCGCCTACAAGATCACACAGGGCTTGCTGCAGGAATTTGGGCCGCGGCGCGTCGTCGACACGCCGATTACCGAGCATGGTTTTGCCGGCGTTGGTGTCGGCGCGGCGATGGCTGGGCTGAAGCCGATCGTCGAGTTCATGACCTTCAACTTCGCCATGCAGGCGATCGACCAGATCATCAACTCCGCCGCCAAGACGCTCTATATGTCGGGCGGCCAGATGGGCGCGCCGATCGTGTTCCGCGGGCCAAATGGCGCGGCGGCCCGCGTCGCGGCACAGCACTCGCAGTGCTATGCCGCCTGGTACAGCCACATTCCAGGCCTGAAGGTGGTGATGCCATACACGGCCGCCGACGCAAAGGGCTTGCTCAAGGCAGCGATCCGCGATCCGAACCCGGTCATCTTCCTCGAGAATGAAATCCTCTACGGCCAGTCCTTCGACGTTCCGAAGCTGGACGACTTCGTGCTGCCGATCGGCAAGGCGCGCATCCACAAGGCAGGCAAGGATGTCACCATCGTCTCCTTCGGCATCGGCATGACCTATGCGGTGAAGGCTGAAGCCGAGCTGCGCGGCATGGGCATCGACGCCGAGATCATCGACCTCAGGACTATCCGTCCGCTCGATCTCGACACCGTCATCGCCTCGGTCAAGAAGACCAACCGGCTGGTCGTGGTCGAAGAAGGCTACCCGCAGAATTCGGTTGGCGACCACATCGCCAACCAGGTCTCGCAGCGCGCCTTCGATTTCCTCGACGCACCGGTCATCACCATTGCCGGCAAGGACGTGCCGATGCCTTATGCGGCGAACCTCGAAAAACTGGCTTTGCCGAATGTCGGCGAGGTCATCGAGGCCGTCAAAGCCGTCGCATATCGCTGA
- the pdhA gene encoding pyruvate dehydrogenase (acetyl-transferring) E1 component subunit alpha: MATAARKAPAKSKSDGKPGLSAPKPVDFTKDEELAAYRHMLLIRRFEEKAGQLYGMGFIGGFCHLYIGQEAVVTGMKMALIDGDQMITAYRDHGHMLAMELSPRGVMAELTGRRGGLSRGKGGSMHMFSKEKHFYGGHGIVGAQVSLGTGLAFANRYRDNNNVSLTYFGDGAANQGQVYESFNMASLWKLPVIYIIENNRYAMGTSVSRSSAETNFSHRGASFKIPGIQVDGMDVRAVKAAGDLATEWCRAGNGPIILEMQTYRYRGHSMSDPAKYRSKEEVQKMRSDHDPIEQVKARLIEKKWATEDELKTVDKEVRDIVADAAEFAQHDAEPDPSELWTDIVL, translated from the coding sequence ATGGCCACCGCAGCCAGAAAAGCGCCTGCCAAATCGAAATCCGACGGCAAACCCGGTCTATCAGCACCCAAGCCTGTTGACTTCACCAAGGACGAAGAGCTTGCCGCCTACCGGCACATGCTGCTCATCCGCCGTTTCGAGGAGAAGGCCGGCCAGCTCTACGGCATGGGCTTCATTGGCGGTTTCTGTCACCTCTATATCGGCCAGGAAGCGGTCGTCACCGGCATGAAGATGGCGCTGATCGACGGCGATCAGATGATCACGGCCTATCGCGATCACGGCCACATGCTGGCGATGGAGCTGTCGCCGCGTGGCGTGATGGCCGAGCTGACCGGACGCCGCGGCGGCTTGTCCAGAGGCAAGGGCGGTTCCATGCACATGTTCTCCAAGGAGAAGCATTTCTATGGCGGTCACGGCATTGTCGGTGCGCAGGTGTCGCTTGGAACAGGTCTGGCCTTTGCCAACCGCTACCGCGACAACAACAATGTCTCGCTGACCTATTTCGGCGACGGCGCCGCCAACCAGGGCCAGGTCTACGAAAGCTTCAACATGGCCTCGCTGTGGAAGCTGCCGGTGATCTACATCATCGAGAACAACCGCTACGCCATGGGCACCTCGGTGTCGCGCTCTTCGGCGGAAACCAATTTTTCGCATCGTGGCGCGTCGTTCAAGATTCCGGGCATCCAGGTCGACGGCATGGATGTGCGTGCGGTGAAGGCGGCTGGCGATCTGGCTACCGAGTGGTGCCGTGCCGGCAACGGGCCGATCATTCTCGAAATGCAGACTTATCGCTATCGCGGCCACTCGATGTCCGACCCGGCGAAATATCGCTCCAAGGAAGAAGTCCAGAAGATGCGCTCCGATCATGATCCGATCGAGCAGGTCAAGGCGCGGCTCATCGAGAAGAAGTGGGCGACCGAGGACGAACTCAAAACCGTCGACAAGGAGGTTCGCGACATCGTCGCCGACGCCGCCGAATTTGCCCAGCACGACGCGGAGCCGGATCCGTCCGAGCTCTGGACCGATATCGTATTGTAA
- a CDS encoding FtsB family cell division protein, producing MWTRQHKQRNTGRLIIPSLCVLFLAYFGFHAYHGEFGINSKYKLEAETVALQGQLDAIKARRMELERRVKLMHDGTLEKDMLDEQVRKALNLSQADEITIMLPAPAK from the coding sequence ATGTGGACGCGTCAGCACAAGCAGAGAAACACCGGCCGGCTGATCATTCCCTCGCTGTGCGTGCTGTTCCTGGCTTATTTCGGCTTCCACGCCTATCACGGCGAATTCGGCATCAATTCGAAATACAAGCTTGAGGCCGAGACGGTTGCGTTGCAGGGTCAGCTCGATGCGATCAAGGCACGCAGGATGGAACTCGAGCGGCGCGTCAAGCTCATGCATGACGGCACGCTGGAGAAGGACATGCTCGACGAGCAGGTGCGCAAGGCACTCAATCTGTCGCAGGCCGACGAGATCACCATCATGCTGCCGGCTCCGGCGAAGTAA
- the eno gene encoding phosphopyruvate hydratase, with amino-acid sequence MTAIIDIVGREILDSRGNPTVEVDVVLEDGSMGRAAVPSGASTGAHEAVELRDGGARYLGKGVLRAVEAVNGELFEAIGGMEAENQIHIDQTMIELDGTPNKSRLGANAILGVSLAVAKAAADAAGLPLYRYVGGTKAHVLPVPMMNIINGGAHADNPIDFQEFMILPVGAPTLREGVRWGSEIFHTLRKKLKDAGHNTNVGDEGGFAPNLKSAPVALDFIMESIEKAGFKPGEEIALGLDCAATEFFKDGNYVYEGEKKTRDPKAQAKYLAKLAADYPIISIEDGLAEDDWEGWKYLTDLIGKKTQLVGDDLFVTNTARLRDGIRMGVANSILVKVNQIGSLTETLDAVETAHKAAYTAVMSHRSGETEDSTIADLAVATNCGQIKTGSLSRSDRMAKYNQLIRIEEELGKQAHYAGKSVIKG; translated from the coding sequence ATGACCGCCATCATCGACATTGTCGGGCGTGAAATCCTGGACAGCCGTGGAAACCCGACCGTCGAGGTCGATGTTGTTCTCGAAGATGGTTCGATGGGCCGCGCCGCGGTGCCGTCGGGTGCCTCCACCGGCGCCCACGAAGCCGTCGAGCTTCGCGACGGCGGCGCCCGCTACCTTGGCAAGGGCGTGCTCAGGGCCGTCGAGGCGGTCAATGGCGAATTGTTCGAGGCGATCGGCGGCATGGAAGCCGAAAACCAGATCCATATCGATCAGACCATGATTGAGCTTGATGGCACGCCCAACAAGAGCCGGCTCGGCGCCAACGCCATCTTGGGCGTTTCGCTGGCGGTCGCGAAGGCCGCGGCCGATGCAGCCGGGTTGCCGCTCTACCGCTATGTCGGCGGCACCAAGGCGCATGTCCTGCCCGTGCCGATGATGAACATCATCAATGGTGGCGCGCATGCCGACAATCCGATCGACTTCCAGGAATTCATGATCCTGCCGGTCGGTGCGCCGACGCTGCGCGAAGGCGTGCGCTGGGGCTCGGAAATCTTCCACACGCTGCGCAAGAAGCTGAAGGATGCCGGCCACAACACCAATGTCGGCGACGAGGGCGGCTTCGCCCCGAACCTGAAGAGCGCGCCGGTGGCGCTCGACTTCATCATGGAATCGATCGAGAAGGCCGGATTCAAACCAGGTGAAGAGATCGCGCTCGGCCTCGATTGCGCCGCGACCGAGTTCTTCAAGGACGGCAACTATGTCTATGAGGGCGAGAAGAAGACGCGCGATCCCAAGGCGCAAGCCAAGTACCTCGCCAAGCTCGCGGCCGACTATCCGATCATCTCGATCGAGGATGGCCTTGCCGAGGACGATTGGGAAGGCTGGAAGTACCTGACCGACCTGATCGGCAAGAAGACGCAGCTCGTTGGTGACGATCTCTTCGTCACCAACACGGCGCGCCTGCGCGACGGCATCCGCATGGGCGTCGCCAACTCGATCCTGGTCAAGGTCAACCAGATCGGCTCGCTGACCGAGACGCTGGATGCGGTCGAGACCGCGCACAAGGCTGCCTACACCGCCGTCATGTCGCACCGTTCGGGCGAAACCGAGGATTCGACCATCGCCGATCTCGCCGTCGCCACCAATTGCGGGCAGATCAAGACCGGCTCGCTGTCGCGCTCCGACCGCATGGCCAAATACAACCAGCTGATCCGCATCGAGGAAGAACTCGGCAAGCAGGCGCATTATGCCGGCAAGTCCGTGATCAAGGGCTGA
- a CDS encoding PRC-barrel domain-containing protein → MTTQTGHTEAIAASRVIGTTVYNTQGDSIGSIEDVMLDKTSNGIMFAVIGFGGFLGIGEKYHAIPWASLDYDEARGGYVIPFSKEQLKAAPAHSINELAGADGESARDESYEYYKVAPYWH, encoded by the coding sequence ATGACGACGCAAACAGGCCACACCGAAGCCATTGCCGCTTCGCGAGTCATCGGCACGACCGTCTACAACACCCAAGGCGACAGCATCGGCAGCATCGAGGACGTCATGCTCGACAAGACGTCGAACGGCATCATGTTCGCGGTGATTGGATTTGGCGGCTTTCTCGGCATTGGCGAGAAGTACCACGCCATCCCCTGGGCAAGCCTCGACTATGATGAGGCAAGGGGCGGCTATGTCATACCCTTCTCCAAGGAACAGCTGAAGGCAGCGCCTGCCCATTCCATCAACGAACTGGCCGGCGCGGATGGCGAGAGCGCGCGCGACGAGTCATACGAATACTATAAGGTCGCGCCCTACTGGCATTGA
- a CDS encoding dodecin family protein yields the protein MSVARVTEITSSSRKSFQDAIEKGIARAAKTLKNVEGAWIQDQKIVVEDGKIAAYRVNMKVTFILAE from the coding sequence ATGTCCGTCGCCCGCGTCACCGAAATCACCTCGTCGTCCAGGAAAAGCTTTCAAGACGCCATCGAGAAGGGAATTGCGCGCGCCGCGAAGACCCTGAAGAACGTCGAAGGCGCCTGGATCCAGGACCAGAAGATCGTCGTCGAGGATGGCAAGATCGCGGCCTATCGCGTCAATATGAAGGTGACTTTCATCCTCGCGGAGTGA
- the kdsA gene encoding 3-deoxy-8-phosphooctulonate synthase produces the protein MSNPLAPNSSVTVGNVVFDNAGPLALIAGPCQFESRQHAFDMAGTLKELTGRLGIGLVYKTSYDKANRTSLSATRGAGMDAALPVFDELRKEFSLPVLTDVHTEEQCAIVAPHVDVLQIPAFLSRQTDMLVAAARTGKVINVKKGQFLAPWDMKNVVAKITGSGNANVLTTERGASFGYNTLVSDMRALPVMAEIGAPVIFDATHSVQQPGGQGGSSGGERHFVETLARAAVAVGVAGVFIETHQDPDNSTSSDGPNMLPLKDMPALLERLMAFDRIAKG, from the coding sequence ATGAGCAACCCCCTGGCGCCCAATTCGTCGGTAACCGTCGGCAACGTCGTCTTCGACAATGCGGGACCCCTGGCGCTGATCGCCGGCCCTTGCCAGTTCGAATCGCGCCAGCATGCCTTCGACATGGCCGGCACGCTGAAGGAGCTGACCGGCAGGCTCGGCATCGGCCTCGTCTACAAGACGAGTTACGACAAGGCCAATCGCACCTCGCTGTCGGCGACGCGGGGTGCCGGCATGGATGCCGCGCTTCCCGTCTTCGACGAGTTGCGCAAGGAATTCTCGCTTCCCGTGCTGACCGATGTCCACACCGAGGAACAGTGCGCGATCGTGGCGCCGCATGTCGACGTGCTGCAGATTCCGGCCTTCCTGTCGCGCCAGACCGATATGCTGGTCGCAGCCGCGAGGACGGGCAAGGTCATCAATGTGAAGAAGGGGCAATTCCTCGCGCCCTGGGACATGAAGAACGTCGTCGCCAAGATCACCGGCTCGGGCAATGCCAATGTGCTGACCACCGAGCGCGGCGCTTCTTTCGGCTACAACACGCTGGTGTCGGATATGCGGGCGCTGCCTGTCATGGCCGAGATCGGCGCCCCGGTGATTTTCGATGCCACCCATTCGGTGCAGCAGCCGGGCGGGCAGGGCGGATCGTCTGGCGGGGAGCGCCACTTCGTCGAGACGCTGGCCCGCGCGGCTGTTGCCGTCGGTGTTGCCGGCGTCTTCATCGAGACCCACCAAGACCCCGACAATTCGACTTCCTCCGACGGTCCCAACATGCTGCCGCTAAAGGATATGCCGGCACTGCTGGAAAGGCTGATGGCCTTCGACAGGATTGCAAAGGGCTGA
- a CDS encoding VOC family protein → MTSSGIHPLDHLVLPTQSLDVARARLNALGFVVAPTGIHPFGTENCCVFLADGTYLEPLAIGREQAATEAAAEGNVFVARDRLYRESRGNEGFSAVVLGTDNADDDHERYVEAGLSAGDKLSFSRAFTDTAGKSDTASFKLAFAAAPGQTDAFLFACQRINAPRVDRGALQAHPNGVDGIVEVVAISSASAEQHRLISVAVNDQAADAHDGVFHLPNAALTVLEAAAFTARFGIPAGTPSELHFAAVVFSIRDIGATAGLLAANAVQHDMSGNDIIVRPASGQGAAFIFREIP, encoded by the coding sequence ATGACCTCGTCAGGCATTCATCCGCTCGATCATCTGGTTCTGCCGACGCAGAGCCTCGATGTGGCGCGTGCCCGGCTCAACGCCCTTGGCTTCGTCGTCGCTCCGACCGGCATCCATCCGTTTGGCACGGAAAACTGCTGCGTTTTCCTCGCCGATGGCACCTATCTGGAGCCGCTTGCGATCGGCCGTGAACAGGCTGCGACAGAGGCGGCTGCCGAGGGCAATGTCTTCGTTGCGCGCGATCGCCTCTATCGCGAAAGTCGTGGCAACGAGGGATTTTCCGCGGTGGTGCTTGGCACGGACAATGCCGATGACGACCATGAACGCTATGTCGAAGCGGGTCTGTCGGCGGGAGACAAGCTGAGCTTCTCCCGAGCCTTCACCGACACGGCGGGCAAAAGCGATACGGCGTCATTCAAGCTCGCCTTTGCCGCGGCTCCCGGCCAAACGGACGCATTTCTTTTTGCCTGTCAGCGCATCAACGCGCCGAGAGTAGACCGAGGAGCCTTGCAGGCTCACCCCAATGGGGTCGACGGAATTGTCGAGGTGGTTGCAATCAGCAGCGCTTCCGCCGAGCAGCATCGGCTGATTTCAGTGGCGGTCAATGATCAGGCCGCCGATGCGCACGACGGCGTCTTTCATCTGCCGAACGCGGCCTTGACCGTGCTGGAGGCCGCCGCTTTCACGGCGCGCTTCGGCATACCGGCCGGTACGCCATCAGAATTGCACTTCGCCGCCGTGGTTTTTTCGATCCGCGACATTGGCGCCACCGCAGGCCTGCTTGCGGCCAATGCCGTCCAGCACGATATGTCGGGCAATGACATCATCGTGCGGCCGGCATCCGGGCAGGGCGCGGCTTTCATCTTTCGGGAGATCCCATGA
- a CDS encoding Dabb family protein, producing the protein MIRHIVFFSARRKEDVEAVRTGLLALGDIPHSSLFEVTLNTKVDPLSDEVDVVVYAEFADDAALAAYKSHPLYAQTTSKVKPLRELRYSADVVAGS; encoded by the coding sequence TTGATCCGGCATATCGTTTTCTTCAGCGCGCGCCGCAAGGAAGATGTGGAAGCAGTTCGCACCGGACTGCTGGCGCTTGGGGACATTCCTCATTCCAGTCTCTTCGAGGTCACGTTGAACACCAAGGTCGACCCGCTGTCGGATGAAGTGGATGTCGTCGTCTACGCGGAATTTGCCGATGACGCGGCGCTGGCAGCCTACAAGTCGCATCCGCTCTATGCGCAGACCACCAGCAAGGTCAAACCATTGCGCGAGCTGCGCTATTCCGCTGATGTCGTGGCTGGAAGCTGA